Sequence from the Parus major isolate Abel chromosome 1, Parus_major1.1, whole genome shotgun sequence genome:
NNNNNNNNNNNNNNNNNNNNNNNNNNNNNNNNNNNNNNNNNNNNNNNNNNNNNNNNNNNNNNNNNNNNNNNNNNNNNNNNNNNNNNNNNNNNNNNNNNNNNNNNNNNNNNNNNNNNNNNNNNNNNNNNNNNNNNNNNNNNNNNNNNNNNNNNNNNNNNNNNNNNNNNNNNNNNNNNNNNNNNNNNNNNNNNNNNNNNNNNNNNNNNNNNNNNNNNNNNNNNNNNNNNNNNNNNNNNNNNNNNNNNNNNNNNNNNNNNNNNNNNNNNNNNNNNNNNNNNNNNNNNNNNNNNNNNNNNNNNNNNNNNNNNNNNNNNNNNNNNNNNNNNNNNNNNNNNNNNNNNNNNNNNNNNNNNNNNNNNNNNNNNNNNNNNNNNNNNNNNNNNNNNNNNNNNNNNNNNNNNNNNNNNNNGGCAGCCCCAGGGGGATGCTGAGGCACTGAAGGCATTTCTGTGGGAATTGCTGTggtttctccctttcccagcaggatctgagttccagggagcaggagaggtgTGCTCGTGTCTGGAGCTGCCTGCACTGGatccttttgggtttttggaAAAGTAACCCTCATTAACCTCATTAACCTTGTTGTGACTGCAGAGAAAGTGGAGCTTTAATTGAAACCTCAGATTTTATCTTtctaaaatcactttttttaaagctgcttgcTTTAATTACCACCCTTTGTTTGATTTATTGCCCTTGGAGAGCTGCTGAGTGAGTtttggagggaaggggaagTCAAGGGTGGCTGCAGAATGGGCAGAATGTCAGgactgctggtgacagcagaagctgcagctcccactggcaTGAAAAGATTGcccaaaatttatttaaaaacaacaaccaaacacCCAaccaagagctgcagctgctttacCTCACTTGAAGGGGTATTGGAGGggtaatttatttcttttcccccacagAAATAAGGGGTTTTTGGAACATTCTCTTTGTTTAGTGTAGTCTCAAGGAAGCCCAGGATGGAATTTCCAGGtagcagctcctgctgtgggtTCTGGGCTGGAACAATTTGTTGGCTCTGGGGTTTCTAACAGGGAGCTAAACCtggtgttttgtggtttttttccagttcctgAGGGACCCTGGCTTGCCTGGCTTGGAGCTGTACagtcctgctgaggaggagccCCAGGCCCTGGTGGTTGGAGAAGGAAGTGGCCTGGAGGGTGAGGATCCTTCACccaacacctccagggacaggggggacactgaggggacaccaCAGTGAGTGTCACCTGCCCCAGGACTGGCCAGAGGCTGCTCCCatggctgctggcaggacagCCCTGAACAGGGAGCCTGGGATCACAGGATAATCCTGAACAGGGAGCCTGGGATCACAGGATAATCCTGAACAGGGAGCCTGGGATCACAGGATAATCCTGAACATGGAGTCTGGGATCACAGGATAATCCTGAACTCAGATCCTGGGATCACAGGATAATCCTGAACAGGGAGCCTGGGATCACAGGACAGCCCTGAACACAGATCCTGGGATCACAGGATAATCCTGAACACANNNNNNNNNNNNNNNNNNNNNNNNNNNNNNNNNNNNNNNNNNNNNNNNNNNNNNNNNNNNNNNNNNNNNNNNNNNNNNNNNNNNNNNNNNNNNNNNNNNNNNNNNNNNNNNNNNNNNNNNNNNNNNNNNNNNNNNNNNNNNNNNNNNNNNNNNNNNNNNNNNNNNNNNNNNNNNNNNNNNNNNNNNNNNNNNNNNNNNNNNNNNNNNNNNNNNNNNNNNNNNNNNNNNNNNNNNNNNNNNNNNNNNNNNNNNNNNNNNNNNNNNNNNNNNNNNNNNNNNNNNNNNNNNNNNNNNNNNNNNNNNNNNNNNNNNNNNNNNNNNNNNNNNNNNNNNNNNNNNNNNNNNNNNNNNNNNNNNNNNNNNNNNNNNNNNNNNNNNNNNNNNNNNNNNNNNNNNNNNNNNNNNNNNNNNNNNNNNNNNNNNNNNNNNNNNNNNNNNNNNNNNNNNNNNNNNNNNNNNNNNNNNNNNNNNNNNNNNNNNNNNNNNNNNNNNNNNNNNNNNNNNNNNNNNNNNNNNNNNNNNNNNNNNNNNNNNNNNNNNNNNNNNNNNNNNNNNNNNNNNNNNNNNNNNNNNNNNNNNNNNNNNNNNNNNNNNNNNNNNNNNNNNNNNNNNNNNNNNNNNNNNNNNNNNNNNNNNNNNNNNNNNNNNNNNNNNNNNNNNNNNNNNNNNNNNNNNNNNNNNNNNNNNNNNNNNNNNNNNNNNNNNNNNNNNNNNNNNNNNNNNNNNNNNNNNNNNNNNNNNNNNNNNNNNNNNNNNNNNNNNNNNNNNNNNNNNNNNNNNNNNNNNNNNNNNNNNNNNNNNNNNNNNNNNNNNNNNNNNNNNNNNNNNNNNNNNNNNNNNNNNNNNNNNNNNNNNNNNNNNNNNNNNNNNNNNNNNNNNNNNNNNNNNNNNNNNNNNNNNNNNNNNNNNNNNNNNNNNNNNNNNNNNNNNNNNNNNNNNNNNNNNNNNNNNNNNNNNNNNNNNNNNNNNNNNNNNNNNNNNNNNNNNNNNNNNNNNNNNNNNNNNNNNNNNNNNNNNNNNNNNNNNNNNNNNNNNNNNNNNNNNNNNNNNNNNNNNNNNNNNNNNNNNNNNNNNNNNNNNNNNNNNNNNNNNNNNNNNNNNNNNNNNNNNNNNNNNNNNNNNNNNNNNNNNNNNNNNNNNNNNNNNNNNNNNNNNNNNNNNNNNNNNNNNNNNNNNNNNNNNNNNNNNNNNNNNNNNNNNNNNNNNNNNNNNNNNNNNNNNNNNNNNNNNNNNNNNNNNNNNNNNNNNNNNNNNNNNNNNNNNNNNNNNNNNNNNNNNNNNNNNNNNNNNNNNNNNNNNNNNNNNNNNNNNNNNNNNNNNNNNNNNNNNNNNNNNNNNNNNNNNNNNNNNNNNNNNNNNNNNNNNNNNNNNNNNNNNNNNNNNNNNNNNNNNNNNNNNNNNNNNNNNNNNNNNNNNNNNNNNNNNNNNNNNNNNNNNNNNNNNNNNNNNNNNNNNNNNNNNNNNNNNNNNNNNNNNNNNNNNNNNNNNNNNNNNNNNNNNNNNNNNNNNNNNNNNNNNNNNNNNNNNNNNNNNNNNNNNNNNNNNNNNNNNNNNNNNNNNNNNNNNNNNNNNNNNNNNNNNNNNNNNNNNNNNNNNNNNNNNNNNNNNNNNNNNNNNNNNNNNNNNNNNNNNNNNNNNNNNNNNNNNNNNNNNNNNNNNNNNNNNNNNNNNNNNNNNNNNNNNNNNNNNNNNNNNNNNNNNNNNNNNNNNNNNNNNNNNNNNNNNNNNNNNNNNNNNNNNNNNNNNNNNNNNNNNNNNNNNNNNNNNNNNNNNNNNNNNNNNNNNNNNNNNNNNNNNNNNNNNNNNNNNNNNNNNNNNNNNNNNNNNNNNNNNNNNNNNNNNNNNNNNNNNNNNNNNNNNNNNNNNNNNNNNNNNNNNNNNNNNNNNNNNNNNNNNNNNNNNNNNNNNNNNNNNNNNNNNNNNNNNNNNNNNNNNNNNNNNNNNNNNNNNNNNNNNNNNNNNNNNNNNNNNNNNNNNNNNNNNNNNNNNNNNNNNNNNNNNNNNNNNNNNNNNNNNNNNNNNNNNNNNNNNNNNNNNNNNNNNNNNNNNNNNNNNNNNNNNNNNNNNNNNNNNNNNNNNNNNNNNNNNNNNNNNNNNNNNNNNNNNNNNNNNNNNNNNNNNNNNNNNNNNNNNNNNNNNNNNNNNNNNNNNNNNNNNNNNNNNNNNNNNNNNNNNNNNNNNNNNNNNNNNNNNNNNNNNNNNNNNNNNNNNNNNNNNNNNNNNNNNNNNNNNNNNNNNNNNNNNNNNNNNNNNNNNNNNNNNNNNNNNNNNNNNNNNNNNNNNNNNNNNNNNNNNNNNNNNNNNNNNNNNNNNNNNNNNNNNNNNNNNNNNNNNNNNNNNNNNNNNNNNNNNNNNNNNNNNNNNNNNNNNNNNNNNNNNNNNNNNNNNNNNNNNNNNNNNNNNNNNNNNNNNNNNNNNNNNNNNNNNNNNNNNNNNNNNNNNNNNNNNNNNNNNNNNNNNNNNNNNNNNNNNNNNNNNNNNNNNNNNNNNNNNNNNNNNNNNNNNNNNNNNNNNNNNNNNNNNNNNNNNNNNNNNNNNNNNNNNNNNNNNNNNNNNNNNNNNNNNNNNNNNNNNNNNNNNNNNNNNNNNNNNNNNNNNNNNNNNNNNNNNNNNNNNNNNNNNNNNNNNNNNNNNNNNNNNNNNNNNNNNNNNNNNNNNNNNNNNNNNNNNNNNNNNNNNNNNNNNNNNNNNNNNNNNNNNNNNNNNNNNNNNNNNNNNNNNNNNNNNNNNNNNNNNNNNNNNNNNNNNNNNNNNNNNNNNNNNNNNNNNNNNNNNNNNNNNNNNNNNNNNNNNNNNNNNNNNNNNNNNNNNNNNNNNNNNNNNNNNNNNNNNNNNNNNNNNNNNNNNNNNNNNNNNNNNNNNNNNNNNNNNNNNNNNNNNNNNNNNNNNNNNNNNNNNNNNNNNNNNNNNNNNNNNNNNNNNNNNNNNNNNNNNNNNNNNNNNNNNNNNNNNNNNNNNNNNNNNNNNNNNNNNNNNNNNNNNNNNNNNNNNNNNNNNNNNNNNNNNNNNNNNNNNNNNNNNNNNNNNNNNNNNNNNNNNNNNNNNNNNNNNNNNNNNNNNNNNNNNNNNNNNNNNNNNNNNNNNNNNNNNNNNNNNNNNGAATACTTTGCTTTGCCATGCACAACCTGCTGAGTGTAGGACTTGCTTAAAAACCCATAACCTTTTaccaaaagaaggaaaaaaaaaaaaaaaaaaggagctacTTTATATTTACCTGAACAATAATATAAAATtcttaaaatcagcttttatcccagcccctgctccagggatgggctcTGTCCTGTTTGCTCACTACTTGTTGGCTGAAGCCTGGGACACGGGGAGGTGTGGAAGATGGAAAGCCATGGATTTGAAGGAGAAAGCCTGGAGATGTCAGCAGGAAAGCCTGCCATTCCCTTTGAAATGATAGATCCAGTCCTATGTACATATTCACAAGTGTGTCCTGGGAAAAGAGGAGCTTCGGACAGAGCCTGGAATTGTCTCAGTTCCACCAGTTTGGGAAGCAAACCAAGGACAAAGGACTGTGAGTTATCTACGTACAAGAACCACGTGGCAGCTATGCTAAGCACAGGCCAGCAGtgagctcagccccacagctctTCTGTTCTCCCAAACTTGTAGATCAGAGTGCTGGGGggagaaaatacaagaaataaaataaaaatcagaccACACACAAGGTAATTTTAACAGTATCCTTAAATCTTATCCCCCTGCAAGtcaccagcccagccctgaaCTTCTGGTCACATCAGGATTTGGGTTTggtgtttgtgtttggtttcttGTGCACAGCTGGAACTGTGGGAGCAAACTGAAGCTCAGACAAAAAACCCATCCAGATTCACAGCCCTTCTGAAGGAAAAGCCTGGGATTTATGAAATTCAAGGAGTCCAGAGCAGCAAGGCTCACTCTGGCACCTGGGAATCAGCTCAACATGacaggatgtgctgggatgaaacctaaacaattccattCTTGTGAACAATCAGAAAGAATATTAAGCCTGTGGTAGAGAATCACATCCACATTACAATTTGATTTCCAAAATTCCACATtttggctgccccatccctggaagtttcccaggccaggctggccagggtttggagccacctgggatagtggaagttgtccctgcccagctggcactggatgggatttaaggtcccttccaacccaaacctggGATTCTGAATAAGGCTAAAAATTTCAGGCACAAAATCTGCCTTCTGCAGTTTCCCTTTTCAATCCCAGAGGGGATTTaggagctgctgttccctgcaggaatATCCCTCATTTCCCAGATCCCATCAATCCAGGTCACTACAAAGAATCTGGTGTGgggctggaaggaaaaggatCAGCCAGGAACTGGAAGAAGGAGCTGAGATGAAACTTTTCAGTGACTGATCTCAGAACTGACACTGTTTAACACTTTCAGTGCCTTTCATTAATAAAATCCATGGGTTGCAAAATGCATTCCACAGCTAAAAAGAGTTATTAGAGACTCCAAATCGATTTTCAACTGTTACACAATAgatttaataatattatttgaaataaatccaGTGTGCTGTtataaaacacagcagcatgCTCCTACAAAAAGGAAGTACCACTCTTTCTAACAGTGAGCTCAGGCAGTGAAAGGAAATCCAGGGAATATCAAGTACCAGAGAACTGAGGCATTGGTGTGAAATAGTCTGGAAAAGGGGAATTGAATCccccagctggctctgctgggagggatGCCAGGGGATTGGAGGACAGAGGTGAATGATTGCCATTTTCCAAAGACACTGGCAATCCCTTATCCAGAAAACTCTGTGCATCCCTGGCCATCCACATTCCAGAGCTGTTCATCCAGGGGGAGCAGAGACAGGACCAACAGGAGTGTGGGGGAGCCAAGAGCCTGGGCAAACCAAACCTTGTTTCTAAGCTCTGCAGCTAAGGgaggagaaaacacagctgcCCTGCCTGGAGGATCAATGTGTGGAAGCAGGAAAGTCCCTTTGGAAGGAGGGGAATTTGTCCAGGTAACTtacctgaaaaatattaatgcattCTGGAAAAACACTGCTAATCCAGGGTACACATTAGTGTCTGCAGAGGAGGAACACAGGAAACAGTTCTTTAGTCATGGCAGGTGGGTTTAACAGGATATTCCAGTTACTGGGTTTAACAGAGTATTCCAGTTACTGGGTTTAACAGAATATTCCAGTTACTGGGAGCTGNNNNNNNNNNNNNNNNNNNNNNNNNNNNNNNNNNNNNNNNNNNNNNNNNNNNNNNNNNNNNNNNNNNNNNNNNNNNNNNNNNNNNCTGGGTTTAACAGGATATTCCAGTTACTGGGAGCTGGGTTTAACAGGATATTCCTGTTACTGGGAGCTGGGTTTAACAGAGTATTCCAGTTACTGAGTTTAACAGGGTAATCCTGTTACTGGGAGCTGGGTTTAACAGGATATTCCAGTTACTGGGAGCTGGGTTTAACAGGATATTCCAGTTACTGAGTTTAATAGGATATTTCAGTTACTGGGAGCTGGGTTTAACAGGATATTCCAGTATCAATCTCAGACTAAAACCTGGATGCTGTGGCTTGGATTTTGCATAGACCACAGGCTTCCATCCCTGTGGATTTCCTGCCAAAAGCTGACAGGAAAAGCACTTTCCTGGAGGAGAAGATACCCAGACTTACTCTGTGTGACATAAGCTCCAAAGAGAATCCACATGGAAGCAATGAGGGATCCAAACATCAACATGAATCCGATGAAGAGCCAGATGCGAGCCCctgcaggggagagggaaatgtggattttaggcaatccagctgctcctctgggagGATGGAATACATGATCTCACTAAGGGCATGAATTGAAAGGGTTAAACCCAAGGATCAAGGACAAAATCTACTTCTCAgtcactgggaaggaaaaattcCTGTGCAAACGTTCTCAGGAGCTGGATCATGaatgacacacaaaaaaagcaccACAGGCCACTTCAAATAGCAGTAACTCCCTCCAAATGTACAAATCCCATGGAAAAGGCTGCTGGGATCCATGTGGGAAATAGGGAATTATGAATGGAAGCAGACAGGACAGCAGGtccagggacacccagagcagtgacacagaggaaatggaaatgtttctgaCACATCCCTAGGGAATTCCTGCTCCAGAGCTACCCCCAGGCAGGAACTGATTTCTCCCAGCAGCTATCCAGCTTTTGCAGGGAAGGTTTAGGAAGCCAAGACATCCAGAAGCTGAATTTCACCAAGTTCCCTTTTTAACACAGCCAGCACTTATCTCCAAGGGTTAattctgtaaagaaattaattcacagAAATTCTCTCCTACTCCTTATCTTCTGATTATTTCTTTCACCTCCACTTAGAAAAATCCCCAGAGATAAATGATCAGTCCTTCACCTGAGCAGGATTTGTAGAGTTCATTTACCTGTTCTTCCTAAGCATCCATCACTGTAGCTGTCTCCTCTCACCTGTGCATTTGATACAGCATTTATCCTGGGGACAAAAAAAGGAGATTCACTTCAGCCTACAGAAAATGATTAGAGAGTTCCAAGTAAAACcccagctttttatttttttttttaacatgtgaCAAATTCTGGGGAAATTCCCTGGCAATCTGTGTAGTCACAAATCCCAAATCATCCTTTTTCCTTGCCAATATTGAATGATTCAATAAAAGctgttgttttatttacatCTCTACAAAGAAAGCCAGGCTATTGTTACCCCTCATGTTTGAGGAAGTTTTGGGCAAGGAACAGCTGTAAAAATTGTAAAAACAGAGGGAAATGCAGTTAAATAGTTTCATATTGAGGTCAGTGCTGgattctccatccctggcagggcccaaggccaggctggacagggcctggagcagcctgggacagtgggaggtgacACTGaatgggctttgaggtccctcccaagccaaaccattcccaGATTCTCTGATTTATCCATGCTGGACACACTGTCAGCAGAGGCTGGTTTGGTCTGTGGTGTTTATTGGTGAGGGCTCCCTGTCTCCAACACTCACATGAAGAAGGCCAGCGTGGAGAAGACCCCGCAGGTGTGGAAGGCGTGGTTCAGCTGCTCCGGCTTGGGATAAACCACGGCAGCATCGATCATGATCCACCAGCCTGTGAAAAACTGGGCACAGACACAGGGGGTGAGCCTGGGGCcacaggacaggcagggaaaCCAGGCCAGGGCTCTGGGCAGCACTGGCTTAACTGGATTCTAACCAGCACCAGGTCTTCTGGAAAGTGGTTTGAATGTGTTGGACAGGCAGTGCCTGCACAAATCTCAACGTCCCTGTTTCCAGAGGAGTGTTTGGGAGTCAGACACAATTTCTGCTCTAATCAAGGAGTGGGGTATGGATACATTtatgcccagagcagctggggctgcccctggatccctggcagtgcccaaggccaggctggacattgggagctcctggcacagtgggagctgtccctgccatgactggggtgggaatgggtgCGCTCtgaggtccttcccaacccaaacccttctgggattctgtgaaattccCAGTTCCTTGTTCCCCGTTAAGAACAAGAAGATGCAGAACAGAGCAGTTCTAACAGATCCAACTCTGCAGGACATCcacaaggaattatttttcaagaagagagaacagaaatggTTTGTGATCAGCAACACCACGGCACTTGTGAAAACGCTGCTGACAACCCCACAG
This genomic interval carries:
- the TMEM50B gene encoding transmembrane protein 50B; this translates as MAGFLDNFRWPECECIDWSERRNAIASIVAGVLFFTGWWIMIDAAVVYPKPEQLNHAFHTCGVFSTLAFFMINAVSNAQVRGDSYSDGCLGRTGARIWLFIGFMLMFGSLIASMWILFGAYVTQNTNVYPGLAVFFQNALIFFSTLIYKFGRTEELWG